One stretch of Novosphingobium pentaromativorans US6-1 DNA includes these proteins:
- a CDS encoding helicase-related protein codes for MVQDRNATARGDAPSGVKAVLGPTNTGKTHLAIERMCAHSSGAIGFPLRLLAREVYDRVCAIKGEQNVALITGEERIEPKHARYLLCTAEAMPVLDRSLAFVAIDEAQLGADRERGHVFTDRLLHARGREETMILGSSTLEPMVRALVPRAEIVTRPRFSTLSHAGAKKLSRIPPRSAIVAFSTEQVYAIAEMLRRFRGGAAVVMGALSPQTRNAQVALYQSGEVDYLVATDAIGMGLNLDVEHVAFAGLSKFDGVRHRRLTTSEMAQIAGRAGRHQKDGTFGTLTGSGTHDSEFDPEEIFAIEEHRFPPLTKLFWRDAEPRFDSIATLIGDLETPPDLPELVPAPEAIDLSVLKRLSEDPQVADSVRGAAMVQRFWDVCRLPDFRQQGAETHSRFVARLWQDLRHGELGADYVANAIAQLDRTGGDIDTLQGRIAAIRSWAYIAQRPDWVLARDEMAARARAVEARLSDALHGKLTERFINRRTAVLMKKLGPDAGLLSVRMEDEEVLVEGEHIGSLRGFAFHVDPGARLSDRKLLLAAAEKHLTALLQKRADELTEAIHAGSAAITLDRGKLKWDGESLGTLAPGRSLLSPVLVPDRTLDAVPGPARKVLVAALEAWLDNALQPLAPLLKLDEASRSEEAGPDLRALLIALVEAGGMTSREDSGVDKLDKQRRTMLSRLGVRVGALDVFVPAMLRPGPIVLWRELAQVFGKSPRDGAPEDAMPPALPAKRRQRTPGYRSLGKQLVRLDMAEKLLREAHEARSGGKPAGSGRSFALDPAKAVSMGLTTESYARLLRLAGFQPIMPRQLADGAHGPPAPVRWRWRPPRRHVEDTKPQPVRKESAFSILADMVRN; via the coding sequence ATGGTTCAGGACCGGAATGCAACGGCGCGCGGTGACGCTCCTTCAGGGGTGAAGGCCGTGCTCGGGCCGACCAACACCGGCAAGACTCACCTCGCCATCGAGCGGATGTGCGCCCATTCCAGCGGCGCGATCGGCTTTCCGCTGCGCCTGCTGGCGCGTGAGGTTTACGACCGGGTCTGCGCCATCAAGGGTGAACAGAACGTCGCCCTGATCACCGGCGAGGAACGGATCGAGCCGAAGCACGCTCGCTACCTGCTGTGCACGGCCGAGGCGATGCCGGTGCTCGATCGCAGCCTTGCCTTCGTCGCCATCGACGAAGCGCAACTGGGGGCGGACCGCGAACGCGGCCACGTCTTCACGGACCGCCTGCTCCATGCCCGCGGCCGCGAGGAGACGATGATCCTCGGTTCCTCGACGCTCGAACCGATGGTCAGGGCGCTCGTACCGCGCGCCGAGATCGTCACCCGGCCCCGCTTCTCCACGCTCAGCCATGCCGGCGCGAAGAAACTCAGCCGCATTCCGCCGCGCAGCGCCATCGTCGCCTTCTCGACCGAGCAGGTCTATGCGATCGCCGAAATGCTACGGCGCTTCCGGGGCGGGGCGGCCGTCGTCATGGGCGCGCTCAGCCCGCAGACGCGCAACGCGCAAGTCGCGCTCTACCAGTCTGGCGAAGTGGATTACCTTGTCGCCACCGACGCCATCGGCATGGGGCTCAACCTCGACGTCGAGCATGTCGCTTTCGCCGGGCTTTCCAAGTTCGACGGCGTCCGCCATCGCCGCCTCACCACGTCGGAAATGGCGCAGATCGCAGGACGCGCCGGGCGTCACCAGAAGGACGGCACGTTCGGCACCCTCACCGGTTCGGGCACGCACGATTCCGAATTCGATCCCGAAGAGATCTTCGCCATCGAAGAACACCGCTTCCCGCCGCTGACGAAACTGTTCTGGCGCGATGCGGAGCCGCGTTTCGACAGTATCGCCACCCTGATCGGCGACCTGGAGACCCCGCCCGACCTGCCCGAGCTGGTTCCGGCGCCCGAGGCCATCGACCTTTCCGTGCTCAAGCGCCTGTCCGAAGACCCACAGGTCGCCGATTCGGTTCGCGGCGCGGCGATGGTGCAGCGATTCTGGGACGTGTGCCGCCTGCCCGATTTTCGCCAGCAAGGGGCAGAGACCCATTCACGCTTCGTCGCCCGCCTGTGGCAGGATCTGCGCCACGGCGAACTGGGCGCCGACTACGTTGCCAATGCCATTGCCCAGCTCGACCGCACCGGCGGCGACATCGACACCCTGCAGGGCCGCATCGCCGCGATCCGGTCCTGGGCCTATATCGCGCAGCGCCCCGACTGGGTTCTCGCGCGCGACGAAATGGCCGCAAGGGCCCGCGCGGTGGAGGCGCGTCTGTCCGATGCCCTCCATGGCAAACTTACCGAACGATTCATCAACCGACGGACTGCCGTACTCATGAAGAAACTGGGGCCCGATGCCGGGCTGCTCTCTGTGCGCATGGAAGACGAGGAAGTACTCGTCGAAGGCGAACACATCGGCTCGCTGCGCGGATTCGCCTTCCATGTCGATCCCGGCGCCCGCCTGTCCGACCGCAAGCTGCTGCTCGCCGCCGCGGAAAAGCACCTCACCGCCTTGCTGCAGAAGCGCGCCGACGAATTGACCGAGGCGATTCACGCGGGAAGCGCGGCCATCACGCTTGATCGCGGCAAACTCAAATGGGACGGGGAATCGCTTGGCACTCTCGCCCCGGGCCGCTCGCTCCTGTCGCCTGTCCTAGTCCCCGACCGCACGCTCGATGCGGTACCCGGACCCGCGCGCAAGGTGCTTGTGGCGGCGCTTGAGGCATGGCTCGACAATGCGCTGCAACCGCTGGCTCCATTGCTCAAGCTCGATGAAGCCAGCCGTTCCGAGGAAGCCGGCCCCGATCTCAGGGCCCTGCTGATTGCACTGGTCGAAGCCGGCGGCATGACGTCACGCGAGGATTCGGGCGTCGACAAGCTCGACAAGCAGCGCCGCACGATGCTCTCGCGGCTCGGCGTGCGCGTGGGTGCGCTCGATGTTTTCGTACCTGCGATGCTTCGCCCGGGCCCGATCGTGCTGTGGCGCGAACTCGCACAGGTCTTCGGCAAGTCCCCGCGCGATGGGGCTCCCGAAGACGCGATGCCGCCCGCGCTTCCCGCCAAGCGCCGGCAGCGCACGCCGGGTTATCGCAGTCTTGGCAAGCAGCTCGTCCGTCTCGACATGGCTGAAAAGCTCCTGCGCGAAGCCCACGAGGCACGCAGCGGCGGCAAACCCGCGGGAAGCGGGCGCAGTTTCGCACTAGATCCGGCCAAGGCAGTCTCCATGGGCCTGACCACCGAGAGCTACGCACGATTGCTGCGGCTTGCCGGTTTCCAGCCGATCATGCCCCGACAGCTGGCCGACGGCGCGCACGGGCCGCCGGCCCCGGTCCGCTGGCGCTGGCGACCGCCGCGGCGCCACGTCGAAGACACGAAACCTCAGCCCGTGCGCAAGGAGAGTGCCTTTTCCATTCTTGCGGATATGGTGCGCAATTAG
- a CDS encoding RNA-binding S4 domain-containing protein yields the protein MRIDKLIWFLRLAKTRTIAQTMAEEGHMRLNGRRVERAHQKVSQGDILTLATPSGVRVIEIVTLPIRRGPAPEAQACYRVLDGGADNPIAAAFRNEA from the coding sequence ATGAGGATCGACAAGCTGATCTGGTTCCTGCGTCTCGCCAAGACCCGCACCATCGCCCAGACAATGGCCGAAGAGGGCCATATGCGCCTCAACGGCAGGCGCGTGGAGCGCGCGCACCAGAAGGTTTCGCAGGGTGATATCCTGACCCTTGCGACCCCTTCCGGGGTGCGGGTTATCGAAATCGTGACCCTGCCGATCCGCCGCGGCCCCGCTCCGGAAGCGCAAGCCTGTTACAGAGTGCTTGACGGCGGGGCAGATAATCCCATAGCAGCGGCGTTCCGTAACGAGGCCTGA
- the fdxA gene encoding ferredoxin FdxA: MTYVVTDACIKCKYMDCVEVCPVDCFYEGENMLVINPSECIDCGVCEPECPAEAILPDTESGLEQWMELNTKYSAEWPNLTSKKDSPEDADEYKGVEGKFEKFFSPEPGEGD; this comes from the coding sequence ATGACCTATGTCGTCACCGACGCCTGCATCAAGTGCAAGTACATGGACTGCGTGGAAGTCTGCCCTGTGGACTGCTTCTACGAAGGCGAGAACATGCTCGTCATCAATCCCAGCGAATGCATCGACTGCGGCGTCTGCGAACCGGAATGCCCTGCCGAAGCCATCCTTCCCGACACCGAAAGCGGTCTCGAGCAGTGGATGGAGCTGAACACGAAGTATTCGGCCGAATGGCCGAATCTCACGTCCAAGAAGGATTCGCCGGAAGACGCCGACGAGTACAAGGGCGTGGAAGGCAAGTTCGAGAAGTTCTTCTCGCCCGAGCCCGGCGAAGGCGACTGA
- a CDS encoding CarD family transcriptional regulator translates to MATKADAFDVGDYVVYPKHGVGRVIELQRQEIAGMQLELYVLRFEKERMTLRVPVNKVESIGMRKLSSDKTLREALDTLKGKPKVKRTMWSRRAQEYEAKINSGDLVSIAEVTRDLFRADDQPEQSYSERQIFEAASSRLARELAAMEKTDEPSALQKILAILNEYAPKYYESAETA, encoded by the coding sequence ATGGCAACCAAGGCCGATGCCTTCGATGTTGGAGATTACGTCGTTTATCCCAAGCACGGCGTAGGCCGTGTGATCGAGTTGCAAAGGCAGGAAATTGCCGGAATGCAGCTCGAACTTTATGTGTTGCGTTTCGAAAAGGAACGCATGACCCTGCGCGTTCCCGTGAACAAGGTTGAATCGATCGGCATGCGCAAGCTGTCCTCGGACAAGACCCTGCGCGAGGCGCTCGACACCCTCAAGGGCAAGCCCAAGGTCAAGCGCACCATGTGGTCGCGCCGGGCCCAGGAATACGAAGCCAAGATCAATTCGGGCGATCTCGTCTCGATCGCGGAAGTCACTCGTGACCTGTTCCGCGCCGACGACCAGCCGGAACAGAGCTACTCCGAACGCCAGATCTTCGAGGCTGCGTCCTCGCGTCTGGCCCGCGAACTCGCGGCCATGGAAAAGACTGACGAACCGTCGGCTCTCCAGAAGATCCTCGCGATCCTCAACGAGTACGCACCGAAGTACTACGAAAGCGCCGAAACCGCCTGA
- a CDS encoding L-threonylcarbamoyladenylate synthase, producing the protein MAQSSEQSPAGRPALLPSDPEGIAEAARVLREGGLVAVPTETVYGLAARADRDEAVASIYRAKGRPSFNPLIVHIADTASAMQLAVFDERALLLAERFWPGALTLVLPVQENAPIAAAVTAGLPTVALRCPAHPVMRRVIAEAGLPLAAPSANRSGGVSPTTPMHVVDSLGDRIAAVLDGGACEAGLESTIIALREGGRWQILRPGPIPESEIAAVLGSGSDAVTSQAIEAPGQLASHYAPGKPVRLAVRSADSDEFHIGFAEVAGQVTLSASGDLAEAASRLYALLHQGAASQLPRIAVAPIPEVGIGKAINDRLRRAAA; encoded by the coding sequence ATGGCCCAATCCAGCGAGCAAAGTCCGGCAGGTCGGCCTGCCCTGCTGCCGTCCGATCCGGAAGGTATAGCCGAAGCCGCGCGCGTGCTGCGCGAAGGGGGCTTGGTCGCCGTGCCGACCGAAACGGTCTATGGCCTCGCTGCCCGCGCGGACCGCGATGAAGCGGTGGCATCGATCTATCGCGCGAAGGGGCGGCCCAGCTTCAATCCATTGATCGTCCACATCGCGGACACGGCTTCGGCCATGCAGCTGGCCGTGTTTGACGAGCGTGCGCTCTTGCTGGCCGAGCGCTTCTGGCCCGGCGCCCTGACCTTGGTCCTGCCGGTGCAGGAAAACGCGCCGATCGCCGCCGCCGTGACTGCCGGCCTTCCGACCGTCGCATTACGTTGTCCGGCGCATCCGGTGATGCGCCGAGTGATTGCCGAGGCCGGACTGCCGCTGGCGGCTCCATCCGCGAATCGCAGTGGCGGGGTCAGTCCGACTACGCCCATGCATGTGGTGGACTCGCTGGGCGACAGGATCGCCGCCGTCTTAGATGGCGGTGCCTGCGAGGCCGGCCTGGAATCGACGATCATCGCCTTGCGTGAAGGCGGGCGCTGGCAGATCCTGCGGCCCGGACCGATCCCGGAGTCCGAGATTGCCGCCGTTCTCGGTTCGGGCAGTGACGCCGTGACGTCACAGGCTATCGAAGCGCCCGGGCAGCTTGCCAGCCATTATGCGCCGGGCAAGCCGGTGCGTCTCGCTGTGCGAAGCGCCGATTCGGACGAGTTCCATATCGGTTTTGCCGAGGTTGCCGGGCAGGTGACGCTCTCGGCCTCGGGCGATCTCGCCGAAGCTGCGTCGCGGCTCTACGCGCTGTTGCATCAGGGCGCTGCTTCGCAGTTGCCACGCATCGCGGTGGCACCAATCCCTGAGGTGGGCATCGGCAAGGCGATCAACGATCGCCTTCGCCGTGCGGCCGCCTGA
- a CDS encoding DUF815 domain-containing protein, with protein MTQTDLLSRIADALERIAPPAPAETHWLAHPAYVWTGQSARAVDTLEAPALDLLRGIDDQKQRVVTNVTRLAAGFASHDMLLWGSRGMGKSAVLRAAIRAAQQDHPGRIALVQVAQEALSGVTGLFSTLGRIDRQFLVFVDDLGFEESETSGPRLLRSWLEGGVEARPANVRLAVTSNRRAIVARTMSEQDDPINPRDAVDDRLALADRFGLSIGFHNCDQDAYLAIIGGYADEFGLQWDSGDALEWSRRRGARSGRVAWQYVNELAGRAGKAL; from the coding sequence ATGACGCAAACCGACCTGCTATCCCGCATTGCCGACGCGCTCGAACGCATCGCACCTCCTGCCCCAGCCGAGACGCACTGGCTCGCCCATCCCGCCTATGTCTGGACCGGCCAGTCAGCACGCGCCGTCGACACGCTGGAGGCCCCGGCCCTCGATCTCCTGCGCGGAATCGACGATCAGAAGCAGCGCGTCGTCACCAATGTCACACGTCTGGCTGCCGGCTTCGCATCGCACGACATGCTCCTGTGGGGATCGCGAGGCATGGGCAAGTCGGCCGTGCTGCGCGCCGCGATCCGGGCCGCACAACAGGATCATCCGGGCCGCATCGCCCTCGTCCAGGTGGCGCAGGAGGCCCTTTCAGGGGTTACCGGACTGTTTTCGACGCTGGGCAGGATCGATCGCCAGTTCCTCGTCTTCGTCGACGATCTCGGCTTCGAGGAAAGCGAAACCAGCGGACCCCGACTGCTGCGCTCCTGGCTTGAAGGCGGGGTGGAGGCACGCCCGGCCAATGTCCGCCTCGCGGTCACGTCCAATCGCCGCGCCATCGTCGCGCGCACGATGTCCGAGCAGGACGACCCAATCAATCCGCGCGACGCCGTGGACGATCGCCTCGCTCTGGCCGACCGCTTCGGCCTGTCGATCGGCTTCCACAACTGCGATCAGGACGCCTATCTCGCGATCATCGGCGGCTATGCCGATGAATTCGGATTGCAGTGGGATTCGGGCGACGCGCTCGAGTGGTCGCGCCGTCGCGGAGCCCGTTCGGGCCGCGTCGCCTGGCAATACGTCAACGAGCTTGCCGGACGCGCCGGCAAGGCTCTCTGA
- a CDS encoding PQQ-dependent sugar dehydrogenase, whose product MRSFLIKALVVLAVLLVVLVGAIAWAQYSNSSDLPSDATAGTDPKLVDPDPQWIPSVSLPKTIGWAEGEKPIAAKGLSVSRFADKLDHPRTMITLPNGDVLVAETNAPAGNKPGGITGAVMTWMMDRVGAGVPSPDKIVLLRDEDGDGKADERFDFRTADMHSPSGMAYGNGKLYVANHDAVLEFSFEAGATRLEGAPKKLMDLPPAGNHWMRNLLLSEDGLHLYVAVGSATNIADNGMEEEAGRAAIWEIDTDTGHRRQFAAGMRNPNGMAWNPSTEEMWATVQERDMLGPDLVPDYFTNVPVGVQYGWPWIYWKNVYDDRVSWPMQYGMGDYTRKPEYAMGAHTAVLGMVFANGGNIMGPDFANGAFIARHGSWNRRPAVGYDVVFIPFDANGNPKDVKPVRVLTGFLDKEGSTHGRPTWVTWDKTGALLVSDDTAGVIWRVMAPGAKPSEGIKRVETDHLEPQTDLKDPTQLTPEALLGGMMDN is encoded by the coding sequence ATGCGCTCCTTTCTCATAAAGGCCCTCGTGGTCCTCGCCGTGCTCCTTGTCGTCCTTGTCGGGGCGATAGCCTGGGCGCAGTACTCAAACAGCTCGGATCTGCCCAGCGATGCGACGGCAGGCACGGACCCGAAGTTGGTCGATCCCGATCCGCAGTGGATCCCCAGCGTCAGCCTGCCCAAGACCATCGGCTGGGCTGAGGGTGAAAAGCCGATCGCGGCCAAGGGCTTGTCGGTCAGCCGGTTTGCCGACAAGCTGGACCATCCGCGCACGATGATCACGCTGCCTAACGGTGACGTTCTAGTAGCGGAGACCAATGCGCCTGCCGGCAACAAGCCGGGCGGCATCACCGGTGCCGTGATGACCTGGATGATGGACCGCGTCGGTGCGGGCGTGCCTTCGCCCGACAAGATCGTCCTGCTGCGCGACGAGGATGGCGACGGCAAGGCGGATGAGCGTTTCGACTTCCGTACGGCAGACATGCATTCGCCTTCCGGCATGGCCTACGGCAACGGCAAACTCTACGTCGCAAATCATGACGCTGTGCTGGAATTTTCCTTCGAAGCGGGTGCCACCAGGCTGGAAGGCGCGCCGAAGAAGCTGATGGACCTGCCGCCGGCCGGCAATCACTGGATGCGCAACCTGCTGCTGAGCGAGGACGGCCTGCACCTCTATGTTGCGGTCGGTTCGGCCACGAACATCGCCGACAACGGGATGGAGGAGGAAGCCGGACGCGCTGCGATCTGGGAGATCGACACCGATACCGGGCATCGCCGCCAGTTCGCTGCCGGCATGCGCAATCCCAATGGCATGGCCTGGAACCCCTCGACCGAGGAAATGTGGGCCACGGTGCAGGAGCGTGACATGCTCGGGCCGGACCTCGTTCCCGACTACTTCACGAACGTCCCCGTCGGCGTCCAGTACGGTTGGCCCTGGATCTACTGGAAGAACGTCTACGACGACCGTGTGAGCTGGCCGATGCAGTACGGCATGGGCGACTATACCCGTAAGCCCGAGTACGCGATGGGCGCCCATACGGCCGTGTTGGGCATGGTCTTCGCCAATGGCGGCAACATCATGGGGCCGGACTTCGCGAACGGCGCCTTTATCGCCCGCCACGGTTCATGGAATCGCCGCCCCGCGGTCGGCTACGACGTCGTTTTCATTCCCTTCGATGCCAACGGCAATCCCAAGGACGTGAAGCCGGTGCGGGTCCTGACCGGCTTCCTCGACAAGGAAGGTTCGACCCATGGCCGTCCGACCTGGGTAACCTGGGACAAGACCGGCGCGCTGCTGGTGAGTGACGATACCGCAGGTGTAATCTGGCGGGTGATGGCGCCGGGCGCAAAGCCTTCCGAAGGGATCAAGCGCGTCGAAACAGACCACCTCGAGCCGCAGACCGATCTCAAGGATCCTACCCAGCTTACCCCCGAGGCGCTGCTCGGGGGAATGATGGACAACTGA
- a CDS encoding GAF domain-containing protein — protein sequence MFDFQTDSALDKPELYDALAQAAQALVEGESDSIANMANLAAAIWQFLPDLNWAGFYRSVGDELVLGPFMGKPACIRIPFGQGVCGTAAASGQTQVVPDVHAFPGHIACDAETRSELVVPVIVEGNVIAVLDLDSPIPGRFDQVDAAGLERLARIAAKAI from the coding sequence ATGTTCGATTTCCAGACCGATAGCGCCCTAGACAAGCCCGAACTGTACGATGCCCTCGCCCAGGCAGCACAGGCGCTCGTCGAAGGCGAGAGCGATTCCATTGCTAACATGGCCAATCTGGCCGCCGCGATCTGGCAATTCCTGCCCGACCTCAACTGGGCCGGATTCTACCGCAGCGTGGGTGACGAACTCGTCCTCGGCCCGTTCATGGGCAAACCCGCCTGCATCCGCATTCCATTCGGTCAAGGGGTCTGCGGCACCGCTGCGGCAAGCGGACAAACGCAAGTCGTGCCCGATGTCCACGCCTTCCCCGGCCATATCGCCTGCGATGCCGAAACCCGGTCAGAACTGGTGGTGCCCGTCATCGTCGAAGGCAATGTCATTGCCGTGCTCGATCTCGACAGCCCGATCCCGGGCCGTTTCGACCAAGTGGATGCCGCCGGACTTGAGCGCCTCGCCCGGATCGCAGCAAAGGCGATCTGA
- a CDS encoding glycine zipper 2TM domain-containing protein, producing the protein MRLQLLAAVGTALVLSIQPALAQPDEVYDDGMAAAIPMHQARHGETRYAFDPAARDAWLADCRTRVAHRDSGLGGALIGGAVGGLAGNRIAGRGNRTVGTIAGAVVGAAVGAAIDKAEDAGRYRDECEGYLDDYYAWYTRGSSYAPGYASATYVAPMSLPEPECTETVEYVYEDVPERPAPRKRYIPRPAPDKRIKVVPDKRVPIK; encoded by the coding sequence ATGCGACTGCAACTCCTCGCCGCCGTAGGCACGGCACTGGTACTTTCGATTCAACCGGCCCTCGCCCAGCCTGACGAAGTTTACGATGACGGCATGGCAGCGGCGATCCCCATGCATCAAGCCCGCCATGGCGAGACGCGCTACGCTTTCGATCCCGCGGCGCGCGATGCATGGCTCGCCGATTGCCGCACGCGAGTCGCTCATCGAGACTCCGGCCTGGGCGGCGCGTTGATTGGCGGAGCAGTCGGCGGACTGGCTGGCAATCGCATTGCCGGTCGAGGAAACCGCACCGTCGGGACGATTGCCGGTGCGGTCGTGGGCGCTGCTGTCGGCGCCGCAATCGACAAGGCCGAGGATGCCGGCCGCTACCGTGACGAGTGCGAGGGCTATCTGGACGACTACTACGCCTGGTACACCCGGGGTAGCAGCTATGCACCCGGCTATGCGTCCGCAACTTACGTCGCGCCCATGTCGCTACCCGAACCGGAATGCACCGAGACAGTCGAATATGTCTACGAAGATGTCCCGGAACGCCCCGCGCCCCGCAAGCGCTACATCCCACGGCCTGCGCCGGACAAACGTATCAAGGTTGTTCCCGACAAGCGGGTCCCGATCAAGTAA
- a CDS encoding ParB/RepB/Spo0J family partition protein, with the protein MSEDSVVRISAPQGLSSVGAKPMKQKPKGLGRGLGALLGETRREEPLAHSDEAGGSAADAPRVGGLATLSISDITPHPDQPRRIFEEEALEELAASIAQRGVIQPIIVRPMANGRYQLVAGERRWRAAQKAQLHEIPALIRDLSEREVMALALIENLQREDLNPIEEARAYNRLSEMEGMTQAEIARMVDKSRSHVANFQRLLALPDDVIVMVEKGDLSMGHARALIGCEGAAEIAEAAIAKQMSVREIEKLVRKKARGDAAPRRVRTARSASEDADIAAVQNHLEEFLGLPVKINADADPKSGTVTIKYATLDQLDLICQRLTGGSI; encoded by the coding sequence ATGAGCGAAGATTCTGTTGTCCGTATCAGTGCTCCCCAGGGATTGAGCTCCGTGGGGGCCAAGCCGATGAAGCAGAAGCCCAAGGGTCTGGGACGCGGCCTCGGTGCCTTGCTGGGTGAGACACGCCGCGAGGAACCGCTCGCACATTCGGATGAAGCGGGCGGATCGGCGGCGGACGCACCGCGCGTCGGTGGTCTCGCCACGCTTTCGATATCCGATATCACCCCGCACCCGGATCAGCCGCGCCGCATTTTCGAGGAAGAGGCGCTCGAAGAACTGGCTGCATCGATTGCCCAGCGCGGGGTGATCCAACCGATCATCGTGCGGCCTATGGCCAATGGCCGCTACCAGCTCGTCGCCGGTGAACGTCGCTGGCGCGCGGCGCAGAAGGCACAGTTGCACGAGATCCCCGCGCTGATTCGCGATCTGAGCGAACGCGAAGTCATGGCCTTGGCGCTGATCGAGAACCTCCAGCGCGAAGACCTGAACCCGATCGAAGAGGCGCGGGCCTATAATCGGCTTTCCGAGATGGAAGGCATGACCCAGGCCGAGATCGCCCGCATGGTCGACAAGAGCCGCAGTCATGTCGCCAATTTCCAGCGCCTGCTCGCGCTGCCGGACGATGTGATCGTGATGGTCGAGAAGGGCGATCTTTCGATGGGGCATGCGCGCGCCCTGATCGGTTGTGAGGGAGCGGCCGAGATCGCCGAAGCGGCGATCGCCAAACAGATGTCGGTTCGCGAGATCGAGAAGCTGGTGCGCAAGAAGGCGCGCGGGGATGCGGCGCCGCGTCGGGTTCGCACGGCCCGCAGCGCTTCGGAAGATGCCGACATTGCGGCCGTCCAGAATCACCTCGAGGAATTTCTCGGTCTGCCGGTGAAGATCAATGCAGATGCCGATCCCAAGTCGGGTACGGTGACGATCAAGTACGCAACGCTCGATCAGCTCGATCTGATCTGCCAGCGATTGACCGGAGGATCGATCTGA
- a CDS encoding ParA family protein produces MIRIAIANQKGGVGKTTTAINVSTALAATGWKTLLIDLDPQGNASTGVGISASERDASTYDVLVDQAPVENCVIPTRIPGLDLLPATVDLSGAEVELVGAEDRAHRLQHALRKDIGYDVCLIDCPPSLGLLTLNALTAADTLLVPLQCEFFALEGLSQLLQTVERVQQRFNPDLGIIGIALTMFDRRNRLTEQVSDDVRSCLGQLVFETTIPRNVRLSEAPSHGVPALIYDHACAGSRAYMALARELITRLPEKRKAA; encoded by the coding sequence GTGATCCGTATCGCGATTGCCAACCAGAAGGGCGGCGTCGGCAAGACGACCACAGCGATCAATGTCTCGACTGCGCTCGCGGCCACGGGTTGGAAGACTCTGCTTATCGACCTTGATCCCCAGGGCAATGCATCGACCGGAGTCGGCATTTCGGCATCCGAGCGCGATGCATCGACCTACGATGTGCTGGTCGATCAGGCACCGGTCGAGAATTGCGTCATCCCGACGCGTATTCCCGGACTCGATCTTCTGCCCGCCACAGTCGACCTGTCCGGGGCCGAAGTAGAACTGGTCGGCGCCGAGGATCGCGCTCACCGTCTCCAGCACGCGCTTCGCAAGGATATCGGCTACGATGTCTGCCTGATCGACTGTCCGCCCTCGCTGGGGCTGCTGACGCTCAATGCGCTGACCGCAGCCGATACCTTGCTGGTACCGCTGCAATGCGAATTCTTCGCGCTCGAGGGGTTGAGCCAGCTGCTCCAGACGGTGGAGCGGGTTCAGCAGCGCTTCAATCCAGACCTCGGCATCATCGGCATCGCGCTCACCATGTTCGATCGGCGCAATCGCCTCACCGAGCAGGTCTCTGACGATGTGCGCTCGTGCCTTGGCCAACTGGTGTTCGAGACGACGATCCCGCGCAACGTCCGTCTGTCCGAAGCGCCCAGCCATGGCGTTCCTGCATTGATTTACGATCACGCCTGTGCCGGCAGTCGCGCCTACATGGCGCTGGCCCGGGAACTGATCACCCGACTGCCCGAGAAGAGGAAAGCGGCATGA
- the rsmG gene encoding 16S rRNA (guanine(527)-N(7))-methyltransferase RsmG: MITTEDEARAWLRALPECDDAAMTRLERLVDLLVEENQRQNLVSAGSLDQVWLRHIVDSAQLLPHVPRETSLPWMDLGTGAGFPGLVIAALRPELEVLMVESRTRRIEWLDRARIAMGLERSRIVGQRLEMVETCQVGVISARAFAPLDRLLTLSARFSTSDTIWLLPKGRSAQQELDDLRKWRHVFHVEQSLTDPQAGIIVGNLTGRKGKTK; the protein is encoded by the coding sequence TTGATTACCACGGAAGATGAAGCGCGCGCCTGGTTGCGAGCGCTGCCCGAATGCGACGATGCGGCCATGACCCGGCTCGAGAGGCTGGTGGATTTGCTGGTCGAGGAGAATCAGCGCCAGAACCTCGTTTCAGCGGGAAGCCTCGATCAGGTCTGGCTTCGCCACATTGTCGATAGCGCGCAATTGTTGCCGCATGTTCCACGTGAAACATCGCTGCCATGGATGGACCTGGGAACAGGGGCGGGGTTCCCTGGTCTCGTCATCGCAGCACTTCGGCCCGAACTTGAAGTGCTGATGGTCGAATCGCGCACGCGCCGAATCGAATGGCTCGACCGCGCGCGAATCGCCATGGGTCTGGAGCGCTCAAGGATCGTCGGTCAGCGTCTCGAAATGGTCGAGACATGTCAGGTGGGGGTCATTTCCGCGCGTGCATTTGCACCGTTGGACCGACTTCTGACATTATCCGCGCGATTTTCCACAAGTGACACGATCTGGCTGTTGCCCAAAGGGCGGTCTGCACAGCAAGAATTGGATGACCTTCGCAAGTGGCGGCATGTGTTCCACGTGGAACAGTCTCTTACGGACCCGCAGGCAGGCATTATTGTCGGCAACTTGACCGGCAGGAAGGGTAAGACCAAGTGA